TGCCTTTAAATAACAGAATCTTGTTTACTTACTTCATTTGACTGGGTATTATGCCGCACTCCTTCCGATGGCCCATGCCATCCAGCTTCCAGGCCCGCCACAAGCCAAAGGTGCCGTTGAAGACTGTGTTGTCCACGTAGAGCACCTCGTCCTTCACAAACCGCAAGTCATCCTCGTTCAACTCACCGGTCCGGTCAAACCCCACGCGAATGTAGAAGGAGTCGCCGGGCTCATCTTTAATTTGCTTAAGAGctatatgaaataaaaagtatatatataaatctcgAAGCTAAAGTAAATCTTTCGCTACTCACTGTGCAGTTTATTCTGCACCAGCATGGTGACCGTATCCGTGAGCTTGGAAATCTCATTGGCCGCCTGCTCGGCGGTAACGCCACTCAGGTCCACCCCATTGTACTCGAGAATCTGGTCACCCTTGCGTATTCCTGCATGATCCGAGGGCGAACCGGTCGCCACGTCGTGCACATAGATGCCCACTTTGTTGCCGCCAAACAGCTTGATGCCCAGGTTCTTCGACTTGTCCATGTGCAGCGTCACGTACCTCAGAGCTGTGATGGAATATTTATATCATGTTATATGCAAGAATCAAAGCAAAAAGGGTTTTGTTAGTAGGGATAAAGCTTGGGAGTATTCTTTTCGCGGAGTCTTGTATACATTTCAATTATATCTCTAGGAATTTAAGTATAATTTTAAAGAGTATATTATTCTATAAAATTTTAACAGTTATACTAACAGTTACAGTTTTTTTGACTCGCACATTTTTGAAGTCAAAAACACATCGTGTAAAAAACACggcgtgttaataacacgcTGGGTTAAAAACACAAGTCAGCTGTGTGTGCAAACAATTATTATTCACATTTTACCcttttgtatttgacacacatgtcaaccactttgctcacactgtaaaatataacttttcatgtttttaacatgtgtgtcaaattcCGAACCCTGATAATTTATGAGTCTACCAAATAAAAAACCTCTTTAGCTGTCTTTTTCGACTACGATCCTGAGAATATGTACCTTATACAGCCGGAAACGCTTCCTGCTGCACGGACAGAACTATGGAAGCATTCTACTGCCCAGGGAGTGTTTTGTTGGTTAGTAGTGGGTGGAGTGTGGTGGCTACGTACTCTCTGCCGGAACGGATgcgggcggcggcggcagggcGGGCTTGGGCTCCTCATCGTAGACCGTCGACGTGGCCGAGGCAGTCGTCGTGGTCGTCGTGGCCGCCGACGAGGGCATGTCctggctgctgctgatgtccGACTGGTTCTCCAGGCTATCGGTGAAGCTCTGGTCCTTGATGGACTGATGCGAGAGCGGAGCCCGCGAGACGGAGCGCGTAGACGGGGCCTGCGGCTGCATCGGCAGCGGAAAGAGCGAGTTGCGGGCAGGAGGACGCGGAGAATTGCGCGGCGTCGGGGAGCCCGAGTGGTTGACGGGAGATTCTGGTTCCAGATTGTGCGCTCCCTCGTACTCCATTGAAGGGAACTCTGTTAGAAGGAGAGGGGTTTAGATTTGCTATTTAGGAGGGCTCTTAAACTTACTCTCCGGATTGTACTGCACAAGCATGGTGAAGGAATCGCCGCACTGGCGCAGCACATTGGCCGCTATCTCCTGCGTGGCGGCCCTCATGTTAATGCCACATACTTCCAAGAGTTGATCGCCCACCTGGAGACCGGCACGCATCGCTGTGCTCTTGTCGGCGACGGTGGACACAAAGATCCCGCCGCCGTTGTTATTGCACTGAATGGTGATACCGAGCGACTTGTCGCGCTTGTCGATGGTGACTCTTCTAAGGTCTCCGGGGCAGAGAAAATCCGCGGGCACATTGGAGTTGCGcttgccgctgccgccgcctccATGGCTGAGGATCTCTACGTGAACCTGCGGCATGGGCGAACCGCGTCCActgccgcctcctcctcctcctccaactGCCACTCCATTACCATTTCCTCCAGTTATATTTGCATTATAGCTATTGTGAATACTAGAGCTCATCAGCGAGATGGGTGCGCGATCCGAGGATGAGGCGGACATGGATCCTCCCGCCTGGTTCGTCACATAGTGATGGTCAATGCTGCCGGAGCTGTTCTTCACCATGCTGCCGCTCTTGCTGGCCACACTGGGATTGGAGGGAATTCTCAGTCGCTGGTTGTCCTTCTTGCGGGGAAATGTTCCGCCCTCGTAGATGGCACCGCCCACGCCGGAAACCACGCCGCCACCCACTCCTAGGTAAGGATAGGGTCCGTGTCCGTAGTCCAAATACGGGGGATGTGGCTGCAGGGGGTGTGCAGGATGGTAATCCAAATCCGTGGGTATTCCCACGCTGTCGTGCGCCGCCACCGCCGTCGGGAGCTGctgcatctgctgctgctgctgaggcGGCGGCGAGGGGAGCGTCAATGGACTGGATCTGCGGTTGCTCCTCCCGAAAGTGGGGAAAAGCTGCGTGTGCCTGTTGCCCGGGATGTGGGTGGACTGCAGGAAGCCTCCATATCCACCGTGTATTCCCGAGCCAATGCTCTCACTGTCGCTTGGGTACTTGGGCACATGCCTCACCGGCATGGGCACCTGCCGCTTGGCATACACGCCGTACTCGCTGACGGCGGGGCTCTTTGCGGACAGGATGGACTCGATGGAGTTCTGCGACTTCAGGGAGACGACATCCGGCGGCTGGCCAACGATGGGCAGCGGGTGACTGCCTCTGGGCGGATTTAGCGGCATGAACACGGCATTGGGATTGGAAGTGGAGGTGTTTTTCGGCAGTGGCAGGGGAGGGTGGAATACGTCAAAAACCTGCTGCTTGCGCACTGGAAATTCACCGGCTGCCGGGCCAGTGATTCCTCCCCCCATGGATCCCGAACCCATTTGAAAGCCCGCCGAGTTATTCATCACCTGCTGCTGGGCCTGCTGGCCACTCGTCTTGGGCTGGTAAAAATCCCCGCTGGGTGTGATGTTCAGCGACAGGCGATGATTGCTGTGCGGTCGGGAACCATAGCGCTCCTGCGAGGGCATTTTCACCCGGGCATTGGCGCCCATTAGGGGAGCCCTTTGCATGGGCTTCTGGTTGATCTCCTCGGGAGCATAGAGCGAGTGCCGCGGATGGATGGGATAGCCGGGCATGGGCATGCTGGGTGGAAAGAGGGCAGAGACTCCCGAAGTCACCGGATTGGAGTTGCGATTGGGATGCGCCTTGATGGCGCTCCCATTGGCTCCTCTTATATGAGCCAGTGGCTTGGACATTTGCGGTGGCAAAGGAGGCGGCAGTTGCTCCGGCGGCTGCTTCTCTGGCACTCCCACCTCGCCACCCACCAAATCATCATCCTTGTCCACATTAATAGGACCCGCTGTAAAAAGCGACATCAAAGCTTGCTTCTTCTGATTTCCCCTCATGGTTCCTGTGGGGTTATCGTGCGATATGTTGGTGCGCGGCCAGGTGCCCATGCTTTTAGAcgcctccttctccttcttggTGCGCTTCTTGCGGTTAAACAGGTTCTCCTTGCTCTTCTCCGAGCTGTTCTCGCTGAGCACCGAGTCCAGAGCGGCGATGGCGTCGTCGTGCTCCTGCTCAAAGTTATCCTCCGGCGTTCCCGGCTTGCTGAACTTGAGCTTGCGGAAGAAGAACTCGGCGAATTTGGACGGAGGCTTGGTGGCGCTACTGGGTCCACTTCCTCCTCCACCGCCACTTGAAACATGCTGCATGGAATCTATAGAGTCCGTTTGCGCCGACGAGGTGGTCATGCCCGGCGGCAACTGATCCTGCACGTACTTTAGAGCAAAAAGATTCAGACCATCGCTGCGCGGATCGTTGAGCACCTGCATCACCTCCTCGATGGACTGCACCGAGTCCATGGACTTGTTATTGATGCTCAGCACGCGGTCACCAACGTCCAGCTCGGGTTCATAGAAGGCCAGCGAGTTCTGCTCGATCTTGGCTATGAAAACGCCCATGTCCAGCTGCAAACCATGCGGGCAATCGCGATCTCGGGTCTTCAGTTGAACGGAGTACGCATGCCGCTTGCTGTGGCGAGTGCGCGAGACCAGCAGTAGGGAACGCGGGGCACAGGCGCGAATCTCGTCGAGAACCATGCGCTTGGACAGCGACTGGCAGTCCAGATTGTTAACCTTGCAGATCACATCGTTGATCTTGAGCTTCCCGCAGGCGGGAGAGCTGCTAGTCACACCGCAGACCAACTTCCTTTTATTGCTATCGTCCAGGATGATGCCCAGATCGGAGGTGTGCTCGTAGCCGCAGAGCTCCACCTCCAGGAGATCCTCGCCCTCGTAGCTGCTCAAGCGGAAGCTGCGTCGCGAACCTGACGCAGCATTGCTGTCCAGATTGTGacgctcctgctgctccatTTGCTCCTTCAGCAGATCGATCTTCTTCTGGGCCTCGTCCTTCTGCTTCTTGATCTTCTCGCTATCGCGAATGGCCATCAGCGAGTCGGAAATGGCCTTGTCCCGCTCGTGGCGCATCTTGTCGCACAGCGTCTTCACCGAATCGCGCTCCTGCACGATCTTTTCGCGCTGCGATATGGCCCAATCCCGCACGCGTTTCGCCTCCTCGGCATCCTGGCTGGAGCGCTCCACCTCGGAGAGAGCCTTCTCGAGGCTCTTGCGCAGCTTCTCCAGTTCCTTGCTGTTCTCCAGCTCCTTGCCGCTGGGGAATTCCTTGGACCACGAGCTCTCACGAGATTTGAGAAGATCGCGCTTCTTGAGCTCCGCATTGGCCAGCTGCAGAGCCTTGATCTCGCCCCGCGCCAACTGTTCGTCCTTCTTGAGCCGTTCGATCTCCTTGTTGGCCAGCACCAGATCATCGGACATTTTCTGGTGCTCCTGCAGCACGTTGTCCTTTTCGGAGAGCAGCTGATTGAGCTCCTCGGTGAGCGAAACGACATTCTTGGTCTCCTTGGAGAGCAGCACCTTCAGCGTCTGATTCTCATCGCCCCGCTCGCGGTAATAGTTGCGATCCTTCTCCAGCTCGATGTAGGATTTCTTGTACTTTTCCCGCTCCACAGCGGCCATGTTGCGCTCCTTCTTCAGCTCCGCCAGCTTCTCGCTGCAGCTGCCATCGCAGCCCTGCGACTTGCCGAAGTAATAGGGATTCCCACTACTGCCCGGAGGCACTTGGCTATTACCATTCTGGGCCTGCTGGCTCTGCTGGTTTTGGGTCTCGAGCAGCAGCCTCTTCAACCTCGCACTCTCCTCGACAATATCGGTGAACTTGTTGCGATCGGCCACGTAGTGCTCCTGGTAGAGACTCAGTTCGGTGGCCAGCTCATCGCAGCGGCGCTTGGTGCTCGCGTGCTGGTGGCGCAGGGTATTTAGCTCCAGGAGCGCCGACTTGTACTGCCCCTGCAGTAGGTCGTACTTTGTGACGTTGCCGCCGGGAACGCCTGACACGCCCACTCCGCTATTGACGCCCTTCGGCGGCCCATTGTTGTTGGCCATATTGGCTGCTGTGGTGCTGCCACTGGAATTGGACGGCGGACGGAGGGTGTTGTCATAGCCCGCATATTCCGAGCTCTCTTCTGGAATTATAGGAgatatataggtataaatatatatatataggagAGGATATACGAACTTACCCTCCTGACTGCTAGTGCTGGTCAGCGAAAGATCTCCCGATGCCATCTTCGCCATCACAGCATCTTTAGGTTAAACTCAACATGAAGGTAAAGCTggaaagtattaaaaatataaagaaaacaaatattattttgtgtttttaaaaattgagagGGAAATTGTCATTGTCTTAAAAAATGGTGATATATTGGAtgatattgtattttatattggctaaaagtttgaattttaaatgtaagaatttatttttaaaataaataaataaaaaaaaattatatattttgctaTTTTATAATTACAGTGAGATTCTCCTAGGCAATGATCAAATATTGAATGATATTACATTTTGTATTGGGTCAAAGTTGTAATTTTAACtgtaagaatttatttttaaaataaaaaaaatacattttgctATTTTATAATTACAGTCAGATTCTTCTAAGCAATGATCAAATATTACATGATATTACTTTTTGTATTGGGTCAaagttgtaattttaaatgtaagaatttttttttaagtaccaGAAGcctaaaaaagaatatattttgcTATTCTATAACTATAGTCAGTTACTTACTATTTTGCCAATCTATTATATGTATTCCCGTCTATCTTACTACTTAAAATCCTCGCAAGATAAGAGCTTAGATTTATAGGGTAGCAATTGGAGTTTAATCGATAAGTaaagattaaatatttgaatgatACTCATTTGATATGGTCCAATTGTAAATTTAGCATTTAATCGTAACTTGTACCTGGTAATCACGGTGATAGTGCAAATGTAAGCGCAACAAAAACTCTAATCCCACTATGCTTATTGTTTAAGGCAAACCAACAGCAATGACTGCTTTAATTATCTTCATTTGAAAACAACAGCTGTAGTCAAAATAGTAGAAGTatggggaaaaaattatacatttttttctccaacctactttaaatttacttttaaataattgtatgACAAAACATAAGGTTATCCATTAAAATATGAATAGCAATATTTCACAAAATTGGGAAATAACTaaagattaatattaaaaagtttatattatgaaCTTAACGATTGAATCGAAACTAattcttgaatttattttaaaaatattactattaaaaataaacaacatttGCATACCTAATACATGTatgtatacaattttttataattttattaatataaaaagtatttatttaaaagacttaaaatttaatattttaggactcaaaaaaaaaattgtttttatttatttaatattgtgTTAACCGAAAACTTGTAACGGGATTTTGATAACAATCTCAATAAATAAGAGAAAACTCTATTTCAATTATTCCGTACTAGATGAAAACAGGTTTAATCCGTTACtggaaatattattagtttttcaaagaaagcttactattattttgacggCTGCTGTATATATCTTAGGTATGAGAGTAAGTAGAAAAACTGAAGCATTGGAAAAACGAAACTTTCACAATTTTTGTGAAACCGCGATTTTCACAATTGAAcgaatgaaatttaaatacaaccGCAGAGTGGGATGGAAAATGGGCGGGAGCGGGAGTGGGAGGAGGGAGTCAGAGGGGTAAGGTGAAGAGTAAGGTGAAGGGAGGGGGGTACCATGGTTTTGGGAGCTTTTTCGAGCGGCTAATGGTTGCGAAAATGAAATGTGTGGCAATTAAGCACTCGAGTTAGAGCATCGGGACTAAGCCAAAGAATTAATTGAAGCAGCCGAGCAGAAAGCGTAAATTAATAGCAACATGTatgcacacacgcacactcgcACACCAGCACACCGACagaccaacacacacactcacactcgcgTGCGGGCAAAACAAGTTGGCCGAATGAAAGAGAAGAAAAGCTGGCAAACGCACAAAGGTGGAAAGCAAAGCGAATTATATAAACGCTTTTCGGAGTGGAGTTTCTTTTCGTTCCGCAGGCACTTATCTTGGCCAACTAGCACGCTTATTGGCCCGAAAAAGAAACATTGCGTATATTCCTTTTGGTCAAAAGtctttcacacacacacgcacaggcAGCCAAACGCAACAGCTGAATGGacgagcgaaagagagggggcgAGCTCCACCCCAATTCCAGGCCAGCGggaaagagagggagagatGCAACAGGCGGACGAAGAACGGGACAGCCGACTTTTACCGTTTTCGCTCGCGCATCCGGATTCCGGAAGTTCCGCTCCCCAAATCGCGAGGCGAAAGGTCAAACTCCACGGCGCTCGGCGCACACACTATTTTCCAAGGACGCCCGCTCAAAGCGATGACGAATGGGCAACgaaaaactaacgaaataaaataaaaaaaaaacaacacaactTTAGGAAAACGTCACCAGTGTGACCGCGGAAGCCTCTATTAATTATACCGTCCGGCTTGAagataaatactttttataccaatcaaatataccaaaaatattccaatcgTTCACGGTGAAACAATCGATTACTTTTATTAAGAAAGCTGGCAACTCTGGTCAGGTGGTTGTACTCGCTAGGGCCGTGTgttcaaaactttttaaaagttcattttatttttcaacttttaaaatattaatcactatggacggcagtccatgtagtgacgaagcgcaccaggagagtgtgcgaaggcgactactattatatagccgcaaaattgaaaatctgctgtgatagtccgatcgtaatgagtaatacaccaatcgaaaggtattgcaataacttaaaggattgcataccaagactttaagaaaatcaattggcttgggagagagagcggtgaaagtgaaaaaatgaaaatttcgaaatttggagctgttggggccggtggggataaatgccccctcgcaatgttttagttgtattccttttgaaaatacccgtcgaatgaggggtcatttgtcaaaatccgacgctccgttcaaaagttatagccaaaataagatttccttcttcttcccaaaatgaaaatttaattctgtttgtcagtttgtcagtttgtcagtttgtccaaaacatgtttcttaagttttgaaaatttaatatgacgttcatcccatcgatataaaaaacttttgttctaccacttttggaaaaactcgctagtttagcgggaaaacagctataaatagctaaaattcggaaaaccgtaacttctatactactaaagctacagacttgtgctgcatcttgtttgaaaggtatttttaaaagctataaacgccttctatatgcaatttgtgtaaatgtaataattaaaaagatatgaacaaaagacatttttttaaaactttttttttagcttttttttatttttctcaaaaacggctctaacgattttcttgaaaactataaactgtatagcccttgagattccttaaattttggtatataacacattactgtaaaaagtcacgtttaaaagttatttttatacgaaaatagccacttttgccagctcgaacaactaaagcttcctgagtattgagtattaacttctatactactaaagctacagacttgtgctgcatcttgtttgaaaggtatttttaaaagctataaacgccttctatatgcaatttgtgtaaatgtaataattaaaaagatatgaacaaaagacaattttttaaaactttttttttagcttttttttatttttctcaaaaacggctctaacgattttcatgaaaactttaaactgtatagcccttgagattccttaaattttggtatataacacattactgtaaaaagtcacgtttaaaagttatttttatacgaaaatagccacttttgccagctcgaacaactaaagcttcctgagtattgaattttgtgtgagggtatccgaactgtattttagggtcatggaatcagtaaatttgcacttaagagttccatataggaatcttttgttctacgacttttggaaaaagccgctactttagcgggaaaaaagctaaaaatggctaaatttcgttagtttgtaagttctacactactaaaggtacagacatgtgccatacctcgtttaaaaggtattttgaaatactttttaacttaatttgtttaaatacaatggcttacaaattatgattgaccaatttaaatttaaatgtatatattagctcctatgagagcaaatgtaaacaaacaaaaacttctgatatcaaataaaaacacctcttaacgaggtaaaaaactagtgacgatcgcaccttcaacatacaaaagttctgatatcaacatttgtgacgaaaaattattacactcgtcattaaatagactttctaatatttttttattcggcacgctgcaatagaaaatgcctgtgaagggaaaaaggctggaatagtctgctagggcgggccgaatgagaaaagattagaaagtctatttaatgacaagtgtaataatttttcgtcacaaatgttgatatcagaacttttgtatgttgaaggtgcgatcgtccctagttttttacctcgttaagaggtgtttttatttgataattattattaatattaagttctcGTTATttttgtgacgaactttttcttttgggtaacggattaaaattatttaagtgattttcaataattttaaatttatagcaCTAatgcatttcgaattgaatagaaaataacttttttttgggagttTTCACTCAAATATGTTCACATTACACAATCTTTAATTCTGcctcgttgttgtttttgtttttcttctttgtaattttacatattttgcatCGTGCTGTTTTTGCACGTGATCCACATATTCGACATCTTGGAAAATGGTAAAGACCCCAAAATCCAAATTGGTAGACGTTAGAAGTGGTATCCCTAATAGAAGCAAAAAACCTCCgaagaaatttgaatttttgcgcccaaaaaaaagtccaaaaTTGGTAAAAGATGTTTCGGCAAAGTTAGAGGTGATTTCAGCGCCGAGCTCTTTAAATCCCACAAAGTCGCTAACCACATTAAGTGCGGATTCCGAGGATTTTGCCCAATCTGTCTTGACAAGTGGTTGGAATACCCCAATATCGGCACATTCTCCACGGAGAAAGCAAAGTATGACGAAATCTGCAGGCAGAAAGAAAGTAAGGATGTCGCACATTTCGGCTAATTCGGCGTTAATTCCAATAAAATCTATGAGCGCTCCCAATAAAAAAGAACGTTACTTTGAAGGCAAGATATTTAAGATCAAGAAACCACAATCAAGCGAAAGTGTTCAggtaataaaactcaataaaGATCTGACT
The genomic region above belongs to Drosophila takahashii strain IR98-3 E-12201 chromosome 2L, DtakHiC1v2, whole genome shotgun sequence and contains:
- the Dlg5 gene encoding disks large homolog 5; translated protein: MAKMASGDLSLTSTSSQEEESSEYAGYDNTLRPPSNSSGSTTAANMANNNGPPKGVNSGVGVSGVPGGNVTKYDLLQGQYKSALLELNTLRHQHASTKRRCDELATELSLYQEHYVADRNKFTDIVEESARLKRLLLETQNQQSQQAQNGNSQVPPGSSGNPYYFGKSQGCDGSCSEKLAELKKERNMAAVEREKYKKSYIELEKDRNYYRERGDENQTLKVLLSKETKNVVSLTEELNQLLSEKDNVLQEHQKMSDDLVLANKEIERLKKDEQLARGEIKALQLANAELKKRDLLKSRESSWSKEFPSGKELENSKELEKLRKSLEKALSEVERSSQDAEEAKRVRDWAISQREKIVQERDSVKTLCDKMRHERDKAISDSLMAIRDSEKIKKQKDEAQKKIDLLKEQMEQQERHNLDSNAASGSRRSFRLSSYEGEDLLEVELCGYEHTSDLGIILDDSNKRKLVCGVTSSSPACGKLKINDVICKVNNLDCQSLSKRMVLDEIRACAPRSLLLVSRTRHSKRHAYSVQLKTRDRDCPHGLQLDMGVFIAKIEQNSLAFYEPELDVGDRVLSINNKSMDSVQSIEEVMQVLNDPRSDGLNLFALKYVQDQLPPGMTTSSAQTDSIDSMQHVSSGGGGGSGPSSATKPPSKFAEFFFRKLKFSKPGTPEDNFEQEHDDAIAALDSVLSENSSEKSKENLFNRKKRTKKEKEASKSMGTWPRTNISHDNPTGTMRGNQKKQALMSLFTAGPINVDKDDDLVGGEVGVPEKQPPEQLPPPLPPQMSKPLAHIRGANGSAIKAHPNRNSNPVTSGVSALFPPSMPMPGYPIHPRHSLYAPEEINQKPMQRAPLMGANARVKMPSQERYGSRPHSNHRLSLNITPSGDFYQPKTSGQQAQQQVMNNSAGFQMGSGSMGGGITGPAAGEFPVRKQQVFDVFHPPLPLPKNTSTSNPNAVFMPLNPPRGSHPLPIVGQPPDVVSLKSQNSIESILSAKSPAVSEYGVYAKRQVPMPVRHVPKYPSDSESIGSGIHGGYGGFLQSTHIPGNRHTQLFPTFGRSNRRSSPLTLPSPPPQQQQQMQQLPTAVAAHDSVGIPTDLDYHPAHPLQPHPPYLDYGHGPYPYLGVGGGVVSGVGGAIYEGGTFPRKKDNQRLRIPSNPSVASKSGSMVKNSSGSIDHHYVTNQAGGSMSASSSDRAPISLMSSSIHNSYNANITGGNGNGVAVGGGGGGGSGRGSPMPQVHVEILSHGGGGSGKRNSNVPADFLCPGDLRRVTIDKRDKSLGITIQCNNNGGGIFVSTVADKSTAMRAGLQVGDQLLEVCGINMRAATQEIAANVLRQCGDSFTMLVQYNPEKFPSMEYEGAHNLEPESPVNHSGSPTPRNSPRPPARNSLFPLPMQPQAPSTRSVSRAPLSHQSIKDQSFTDSLENQSDISSSQDMPSSAATTTTTTASATSTVYDEEPKPALPPPPASVPAETLRYVTLHMDKSKNLGIKLFGGNKVGIYVHDVATGSPSDHAGIRKGDQILEYNGVDLSGVTAEQAANEISKLTDTVTMLVQNKLHTLKQIKDEPGDSFYIRVGFDRTGELNEDDLRFVKDEVLYVDNTVFNGTFGLWRAWKLDGMGHRKECGIIPSQMKVEEELRSGEVVDCDTGTARRGSTSARRSFFRRKKNQRSSSRDSTEIASFSNTQLSFFPDLGLLNDDGGALSYQRVELLDSPIRRPVLIIGPLSECLMDRLTIDFSNLFKLCEVTAMDCSQEAMEEGLKENIFVDYRRRGNKFESTTVEAISNACKNDRRHCILDVSISAVERLQRLQIYPIVLLLRFKSAKQIRDIRDFGTDKISAKAAKEMYERAMKLETDYKQYISAVIPGVSIKHMCTQIKDAVDKEQDKLLWVPVSSA